A region of Bacteroidia bacterium DNA encodes the following proteins:
- a CDS encoding (Fe-S)-binding protein translates to METNNQPLIVPTMAEFLAKGEVPEILFWVGCLGSFDDRAKKVTKAIAKILTKANVKFAVLGTEESCTGDPAKRAGNEFLFQMQAMNNITVLNNYSVKKIVTGCPHCFNTIKNEYPALGGNYEVIHHTQLMQELLDAGKIKIEGGSFKGKKITFHDPCYLGRGNNIYEAPREVISKLEVELSEMKRSRAKGFCCGAGGAQMFKDAEKGNKEVNIERSEEALGLKPDVIATGCPFCMTMMTDGVKHFNKEGETKVMD, encoded by the coding sequence ATGGAAACAAATAATCAACCTTTAATTGTGCCTACCATGGCGGAATTTCTTGCAAAAGGAGAAGTTCCAGAAATTTTATTTTGGGTAGGTTGCCTCGGAAGTTTTGACGACAGAGCGAAAAAAGTTACGAAAGCAATTGCTAAAATTTTAACGAAAGCCAATGTGAAATTTGCTGTTTTGGGAACGGAAGAAAGTTGCACTGGAGATCCTGCTAAACGTGCCGGGAACGAGTTTCTGTTTCAGATGCAAGCAATGAATAATATCACGGTTTTGAATAATTATTCGGTAAAAAAAATTGTTACTGGTTGTCCGCATTGTTTCAATACAATAAAAAATGAATATCCCGCTTTAGGCGGAAATTACGAAGTGATTCATCACACACAATTGATGCAAGAATTATTGGATGCCGGAAAAATAAAAATAGAAGGCGGTTCATTTAAAGGAAAAAAAATCACGTTTCACGATCCGTGTTATTTGGGCAGAGGAAACAATATTTACGAAGCTCCGCGAGAAGTCATTTCTAAATTAGAAGTGGAACTTTCAGAAATGAAACGCAGTCGCGCTAAAGGATTTTGTTGTGGTGCTGGTGGCGCGCAAATGTTTAAAGATGCCGAAAAAGGAAACAAAGAAGTGAACATCGAACGCTCGGAAGAGGCGCTGGGATTGAAACCTGACGTAATTGCAACTGGCTGTCCGTTTTGCATGACAATGATGACAGATGGCGTAAAACATTTTAACAAAGAAGGAGAAACAAAAGTGATGGACG